In one Pleomorphomonas sp. T1.2MG-36 genomic region, the following are encoded:
- a CDS encoding CreA family protein, whose translation MRDVVKSLLGLVALGLAAVVPSLASASDDPDLIFKRSTVWHFLTPDHKLAVYAIDDPVVDGVACHFTLPEKGGVSGMFGVAEETSDISLACRQVGPISFKEKFEQGEDMYRQSRSLFFKKMQIVRGCDAKRNVLVYLVYSDKLIEGSPKNSTSTVPIMPWGDAPALKCGDWLK comes from the coding sequence ATGCGTGATGTCGTGAAGTCGCTTTTGGGCCTCGTGGCCCTCGGTCTTGCCGCTGTCGTTCCGTCCCTCGCGTCGGCGTCCGACGATCCCGACCTGATCTTCAAGCGATCGACGGTCTGGCATTTCCTGACGCCCGATCACAAGCTCGCGGTCTACGCCATCGACGACCCCGTGGTGGACGGCGTCGCCTGTCATTTCACGCTGCCGGAAAAAGGCGGCGTCTCCGGCATGTTCGGCGTTGCCGAGGAAACATCGGACATCTCGCTTGCCTGTCGTCAGGTCGGCCCGATCAGCTTTAAGGAGAAGTTCGAGCAGGGCGAGGATATGTATCGCCAGAGCCGCTCGCTGTTCTTCAAGAAGATGCAGATCGTCCGTGGCTGCGATGCGAAGCGCAACGTTCTGGTCTATCTTGTCTATTCCGACAAGCTGATCGAGGGCAGTCCGAAGAATTCGACCTCCACCGTGCCTATCATGCCTTGGGGCGATGCGCCGGCGCTGAAGTGCGGCGACTGGCTGAAATAA
- a CDS encoding leucyl aminopeptidase yields the protein MAAAPSLSFSKTLEADAPVVVILVDPDNRAGATGNALIGQTTGGFERAVAATGFSGKPGSFLDILAPAGLSAGRLILAGVGAAAEFDDKAALKLGGQVYGKLKELKVKAATVVLETSGGPLSPELGAEFLLGLRLRAYEFDKYKTAKKDEATGPVAVTVVAEHSGKLKKAWAEVEPVADGVVIARDLVHEAPNALGPQEFAAEAEKLKKLGVEVEVLGEKDLRKIGMGALLAVAQGSVRPPRVVVMKWNGGKDGDRPAVFIGKGLVFDSGGISIKPAAGMEDMKADMGGAAAVTGLFRALAGRKAKVNAIGLLGIVENMPDGGSYRPGDILTSLSGQTIEVVNTDAEGRLVLADVLTYAADRFKPVFMINLATLTGAIGVALGSQMAGLFSNDDQLAGELVKAGEDTGERLWRMPMGPEYDKLIDSRFADMKNSGGRSAGSITAAQFLKRFVGETPWAHLDIAGTAMSSPETDINRAWASGYGVRLLDRLVRTRFEG from the coding sequence ATGGCGGCTGCTCCCTCTCTTTCCTTTTCCAAGACGCTCGAGGCCGATGCCCCGGTAGTGGTCATTCTCGTCGATCCGGACAACAGGGCCGGCGCCACTGGGAACGCCTTGATCGGCCAGACGACCGGAGGGTTCGAGCGAGCCGTGGCGGCCACCGGCTTTTCGGGCAAGCCCGGCTCCTTTCTTGATATCCTCGCTCCAGCCGGTCTCTCGGCCGGCCGGCTGATTCTGGCCGGCGTCGGGGCGGCGGCCGAATTCGATGACAAGGCCGCGCTGAAGCTTGGAGGCCAAGTCTACGGCAAGCTGAAGGAACTCAAGGTCAAGGCCGCGACGGTGGTCCTCGAAACCTCCGGCGGACCGCTCAGCCCCGAGCTGGGCGCCGAGTTCCTGCTGGGGCTTCGCCTGCGCGCCTACGAGTTCGACAAGTACAAGACGGCGAAGAAGGACGAGGCGACCGGCCCCGTTGCCGTCACCGTCGTCGCCGAGCACTCCGGCAAGCTCAAGAAGGCCTGGGCCGAGGTCGAGCCGGTGGCCGATGGCGTAGTGATCGCCCGCGATCTCGTCCACGAGGCGCCGAACGCGCTCGGACCGCAGGAGTTTGCCGCCGAGGCCGAGAAGCTGAAGAAGCTGGGCGTCGAGGTCGAGGTCCTCGGCGAAAAGGACCTGCGCAAGATCGGCATGGGTGCTCTGCTCGCCGTGGCCCAGGGCTCCGTCCGGCCGCCGCGCGTCGTCGTCATGAAGTGGAACGGCGGCAAGGATGGCGATCGCCCGGCCGTGTTCATCGGCAAGGGACTCGTCTTCGATTCGGGCGGCATCTCCATCAAGCCGGCGGCCGGCATGGAGGACATGAAAGCCGACATGGGCGGCGCGGCTGCCGTCACGGGTCTGTTCCGCGCGCTGGCGGGGCGCAAGGCGAAGGTCAACGCTATCGGTCTTCTCGGCATCGTCGAGAACATGCCCGACGGCGGTTCCTATCGACCCGGCGACATTCTGACCTCGCTGTCGGGGCAGACCATCGAGGTGGTCAACACCGATGCCGAGGGGCGCCTCGTCCTTGCCGACGTGCTGACCTACGCGGCCGACCGCTTCAAGCCGGTCTTCATGATCAATCTCGCCACGCTCACCGGCGCCATCGGGGTGGCGCTCGGTTCGCAGATGGCCGGTCTGTTCTCCAACGACGACCAGTTGGCCGGCGAACTCGTCAAGGCTGGCGAGGATACCGGCGAGCGCCTGTGGCGCATGCCGATGGGGCCGGAATACGACAAGCTGATCGACAGCCGCTTCGCCGACATGAAGAACTCCGGCGGCCGCAGCGCGGGTTCGATCACGGCGGCGCAGTTCCTGAAGCGCTTCGTCGGCGAGACGCCCTGGGCGCACCTCGATATCGCGGGTACCGCCATGTCCAGTCCCGAAACCGACATCAATCGCGCCTGGGCGTCGGGTTACGGCGTGCGTTTGCTCGACCGTCTGGTCCGCACCCGCTTCGAAGGTTGA
- a CDS encoding DNA polymerase III subunit chi, producing MTEALFYHLDGQPLERVLPVLLQKSVERGWRVVVEAGTQERLAALDSHLWTFDDAAFLPHGTAADGHSALQPVYLAAGPETPNGATVRFLVDRAPLPEDTGHYERLVLIFDGTDETARIEARTAWKTLKDRGTDVTYWQQDGDARWVRKA from the coding sequence ATGACCGAAGCCCTCTTCTACCACCTTGACGGCCAGCCGCTCGAGCGGGTTCTGCCGGTTCTCCTGCAGAAGTCGGTCGAGCGCGGCTGGCGCGTGGTGGTGGAAGCCGGCACGCAGGAGCGACTCGCCGCTCTCGACAGTCACCTTTGGACCTTCGACGATGCCGCGTTCCTGCCGCACGGCACCGCCGCGGACGGTCATTCGGCATTGCAGCCGGTCTACCTTGCCGCCGGTCCGGAGACGCCCAACGGCGCCACGGTCCGCTTCCTGGTCGACCGTGCGCCTCTGCCCGAGGATACCGGGCATTACGAGCGCCTTGTGCTGATCTTCGATGGCACCGACGAGACCGCGCGCATCGAAGCCAGGACCGCGTGGAAGACGCTCAAGGATCGAGGCACGGATGTCACCTACTGGCAACAGGATGGCGACGCACGATGGGTGCGCAAGGCATGA
- a CDS encoding GFA family protein, with product MTILTGGCQCGAIRFSCDTDKVSSVSICHCRMCQKAVGNYFAPFVAFEIGGVRWTRGNRKLYRSSNHVSRAFCADCGTPLTYEADGYEPSIAAGAFDDPAALPPTVQYGVEAELPFTEGLASLKRVRTDEGFEGAEFVADVVSNQHPDHDTAVWPLPKA from the coding sequence ATGACCATTCTGACCGGCGGTTGCCAGTGTGGCGCCATCCGTTTTTCCTGCGACACCGACAAGGTTTCTTCCGTATCGATCTGCCATTGCCGCATGTGCCAGAAAGCTGTCGGCAATTATTTCGCGCCATTCGTGGCTTTCGAGATAGGCGGTGTCAGATGGACGCGCGGGAATCGCAAGCTCTATCGCTCGTCCAACCACGTCTCGCGCGCCTTCTGCGCCGATTGCGGCACGCCGCTGACCTACGAGGCCGACGGCTATGAGCCGTCGATCGCCGCCGGCGCCTTCGACGATCCGGCGGCTCTGCCGCCGACCGTCCAATATGGCGTCGAGGCCGAACTTCCCTTCACCGAAGGCCTCGCTTCTTTGAAACGCGTTCGTACCGACGAGGGCTTCGAAGGCGCCGAGTTCGTCGCCGATGTCGTTTCCAACCAGCATCCCGACCACGACACCGCCGTCTGGCCGCTGCCGAAAGCCTGA
- the cimA gene encoding citramalate synthase: MTDKARLYLYDTTLRDGAQTSGIDFSVEEKIIVARLIEEMGFSYIEGGYPGANPTDDAFFSEKRVTKARFAAFGMTKRPGVSLSNDPGVAALLAAPVDAVTFVAKSWDYHVDIALKTTPEDNLDCIRQSVEAAVKAGREAIVDCEHFFDGYKANPDYALACARTAFEAGARWVVLCDTNGGSMPHDVTEIVTAVVRSVPGDHLGIHAHDDTGQAVANSLAAIRAGVRQVQGTLNGIGERCGNANLTTILPTLVLKDEFASRYDTGVTAEQLKTLTQVSRAFDEIINRAPNRHAPYVGLSAFATKAGIHASAILKDPRTYEHVSPDSVGNRRRLLVSDQAGRSNLFAELDRLGIVYAKDDRRLTGLLSELKEREARGYSYEAADASFELLALRHLGNVPHFYDVISYRTMVESRINAVGERVVVTEAVVKVKVDGEVLMSVAEGNGPVNALDQALRKDIGKYQAEIAALELVDYKVRILNGGTGAVTRVLIESLDRASGRRWSTVGVSANIVEASFEALDDSITYKLLKNGHAGA; encoded by the coding sequence ATGACGGACAAGGCCCGCCTTTATCTCTACGATACGACGCTGCGCGACGGTGCCCAGACTTCGGGCATCGACTTCTCCGTCGAGGAGAAGATCATTGTTGCGCGCCTCATTGAAGAGATGGGCTTTTCCTACATCGAGGGCGGATATCCCGGCGCCAACCCGACCGATGACGCCTTTTTCTCCGAAAAGCGGGTGACGAAGGCGCGTTTCGCCGCCTTCGGCATGACCAAGCGCCCCGGCGTGTCGCTTTCCAACGATCCCGGTGTCGCCGCGCTGCTTGCCGCGCCGGTCGATGCGGTGACCTTCGTCGCCAAGTCTTGGGACTATCACGTCGACATCGCCTTGAAGACGACGCCGGAGGACAATCTCGACTGCATCCGCCAGTCGGTCGAGGCGGCGGTGAAGGCCGGCCGGGAAGCCATCGTCGATTGCGAGCATTTCTTCGATGGCTACAAGGCCAATCCCGACTATGCGCTCGCCTGCGCCAGAACCGCCTTCGAAGCCGGCGCCCGCTGGGTGGTGCTGTGCGACACCAACGGCGGCTCCATGCCGCATGACGTGACGGAAATCGTGACGGCGGTCGTGCGATCGGTACCGGGCGATCATCTCGGCATCCACGCCCATGACGACACCGGGCAGGCCGTGGCTAACTCGCTCGCCGCCATTCGCGCCGGCGTACGGCAGGTGCAGGGCACGCTGAATGGCATCGGCGAACGCTGCGGCAACGCCAATCTCACCACCATCCTGCCGACGCTGGTCCTCAAGGACGAGTTCGCCAGCCGCTACGATACCGGCGTGACCGCAGAGCAACTGAAAACGCTGACCCAGGTGTCGCGGGCATTCGACGAGATCATCAACCGCGCGCCCAACCGGCACGCGCCCTATGTCGGCCTGTCCGCCTTCGCCACCAAGGCCGGCATCCACGCGTCGGCGATTCTGAAGGACCCGCGCACCTACGAGCACGTCAGCCCCGATAGCGTCGGCAATCGCCGTCGCCTTCTGGTCTCCGATCAGGCTGGCCGCTCAAATCTCTTCGCCGAACTCGATCGGCTCGGCATCGTCTACGCCAAGGACGATCGCCGGTTGACCGGCTTGCTGTCCGAACTCAAGGAGCGCGAGGCGCGGGGATATTCCTACGAAGCGGCCGACGCGTCCTTCGAACTTCTGGCACTGCGTCACCTCGGCAACGTGCCGCATTTCTACGACGTGATCTCCTACCGCACCATGGTGGAGAGCCGGATCAACGCCGTCGGCGAGCGCGTCGTCGTCACCGAGGCGGTGGTCAAGGTGAAGGTGGATGGCGAAGTCCTTATGTCGGTGGCCGAGGGCAACGGCCCGGTCAACGCCCTCGATCAGGCGCTGCGCAAGGACATCGGCAAGTATCAGGCGGAGATCGCCGCCCTGGAGTTGGTCGACTACAAGGTGCGCATCCTCAACGGCGGCACCGGCGCCGTGACGCGCGTGCTGATCGAAAGCCTCGACCGGGCGAGCGGCCGCCGCTGGTCGACGGTGGGCGTGTCGGCGAACATCGTCGAAGCCTCGTTCGAGGCCCTCGACGACTCGATCACCTACAAGCTCCTCAAGAACGGTCACGCCGGCGCCTGA
- a CDS encoding LOG family protein, with translation MIEINSICVFCGSANGRNPAYVAAAERLGADMAAHGIRLVYGGGNVGLMGATARAVMAAGGRVTGIIPEFLVSRERMLDGVDELHVVADMHTRKRMMFEAADAFVTLPGGIGTLEEVVEQLTWAQLGQHKKPIVLADIDGFWQPLVGLINHMNREAFIREGFDVRYHVARTAADILPTVLAAAGSNGEVVAGDAETIARM, from the coding sequence ATGATCGAAATCAACAGCATCTGTGTGTTCTGCGGCTCGGCTAACGGCCGCAACCCGGCCTATGTGGCCGCAGCCGAACGTCTGGGCGCCGATATGGCCGCTCACGGTATCCGGCTCGTCTACGGCGGCGGCAACGTCGGCCTGATGGGAGCCACCGCCCGCGCCGTCATGGCCGCCGGCGGCCGGGTGACCGGTATCATTCCGGAGTTTCTGGTCAGCCGCGAGCGGATGCTCGACGGTGTCGACGAGTTGCATGTCGTGGCGGACATGCACACCCGCAAGCGCATGATGTTCGAAGCGGCCGACGCTTTCGTGACGCTGCCCGGCGGCATCGGCACGCTGGAAGAAGTGGTCGAACAGCTCACCTGGGCGCAGCTCGGGCAGCACAAGAAGCCGATCGTGCTCGCCGACATCGATGGTTTCTGGCAGCCGCTGGTCGGGCTGATCAACCACATGAACCGGGAAGCCTTCATCCGCGAGGGCTTCGATGTCCGGTATCATGTGGCGCGAACCGCCGCCGACATCCTGCCGACCGTGCTTGCGGCGGCCGGCAGCAATGGCGAAGTGGTCGCCGGCGACGCCGAGACCATTGCCAGGATGTAA
- a CDS encoding GDSL-type esterase/lipase family protein, translated as MWGWLCLPVVLCLLACPEARADEVGCDPLAIDLTVTPQRTLIYASLKETVKVQAARPERADVVLIGDSLFAGWRTDLPAAFPSTSIYDFAVGGDRVPSVLWRLENTDLSPLRPSAVALLIGTNDLAAGTPACAVATGIETIVERLRTLWPKTPVLVLTIPPRGGDFRALDDRRLEVNEAISALGRRLPDVHAVTIDDDAFTCGQYRKSRAADSDASARLSCVNYADDNLHFSTAGYVVLGHALQAAAEAALGKDVFR; from the coding sequence TTGTGGGGGTGGCTTTGCCTGCCTGTCGTTCTCTGCCTTCTCGCTTGCCCCGAAGCTCGGGCGGACGAGGTGGGGTGCGACCCGCTTGCCATCGATCTCACCGTGACGCCGCAGCGGACGCTGATCTACGCGAGCCTCAAGGAGACCGTGAAGGTCCAGGCAGCCCGTCCCGAACGGGCCGACGTCGTTCTGATCGGCGATTCGTTGTTCGCGGGCTGGCGCACGGACCTGCCGGCGGCCTTCCCCTCGACGTCGATCTATGATTTCGCGGTGGGCGGCGACCGGGTGCCGAGCGTGCTGTGGCGGTTGGAGAACACCGACCTTTCCCCGCTTCGCCCTTCGGCGGTCGCACTTCTGATCGGCACCAACGATCTCGCTGCGGGCACGCCCGCCTGCGCCGTGGCGACCGGCATCGAGACGATCGTCGAACGGCTCCGGACGCTGTGGCCGAAGACGCCCGTTCTCGTGCTGACCATTCCGCCGCGCGGCGGCGACTTCCGCGCTCTCGACGATCGGCGTCTGGAGGTGAACGAAGCCATCTCCGCTCTCGGCCGCCGCCTGCCTGACGTACATGCCGTGACGATCGACGACGACGCCTTCACCTGCGGGCAATATCGAAAGTCGCGAGCCGCCGACAGCGACGCTTCGGCGAGGCTTTCCTGCGTCAATTACGCCGACGACAATCTCCACTTCTCGACGGCGGGATATGTCGTGCTGGGGCATGCCCTTCAAGCCGCGGCCGAAGCCGCGCTCGGCAAGGACGTCTTTCGCTGA
- the cysS gene encoding cysteine--tRNA ligase encodes MALRLYNTLTRGKDDFAPIDAGNVRMYVCGPTVYDFAHIGNARPVIVFDVLYRLLRHLYGEAHVTYVRNITDVDDKINARAARDYPGVAPVEAIRDLTEKTYAQFEKDVSELGCLKPTVTPRATEHIAEMIAIIERLIAGGFAYVAEGHALFHVPAMPDYGTLARRSLDDMMAGARVEVAPYKRDPMDFVLWKPSSNEEPGWDSPWGRGRPGWHIECSAMSWKHLGETFDIHGGGVDLVFPHHENEVAQSRCAFHKDVMANVFMHNGFLQVEGEKMSKSLGNFFTIRELLDDWPGEVLRFNMLKTHYRQPIDFTVKGLEEGWKTLDEWYAIAADVAPGQPSEGLIEALSDDLNTAKAIAELHAIKGDAATLSASLRLLGFLSESASDWASHRPAADIDEAKVRALVAARIEARKARNFAESDRIRDELVAMGVVLMDGKNKDTGEIETSWDLKR; translated from the coding sequence TTGGCACTCAGGCTCTACAACACGCTGACGCGTGGCAAGGACGATTTCGCTCCGATCGACGCCGGCAACGTCCGCATGTACGTCTGCGGCCCCACCGTCTACGACTTCGCCCATATCGGCAACGCCCGGCCGGTGATCGTCTTCGACGTGCTCTACCGTCTGCTGCGCCACCTCTATGGCGAAGCGCACGTCACCTACGTTCGCAACATCACCGACGTCGACGACAAGATCAATGCCCGGGCCGCCCGCGATTATCCCGGCGTGGCGCCCGTCGAGGCGATCCGCGACCTCACCGAGAAGACCTACGCCCAGTTCGAAAAGGACGTGTCCGAACTCGGCTGCCTCAAGCCGACGGTGACGCCGCGCGCCACCGAGCACATCGCCGAGATGATCGCCATCATCGAGCGGCTGATCGCCGGTGGTTTCGCCTATGTCGCCGAGGGCCACGCGCTGTTCCACGTGCCGGCCATGCCGGACTACGGCACGCTTGCCCGCCGTTCGCTCGACGACATGATGGCCGGCGCCCGCGTCGAAGTCGCACCCTACAAGCGCGACCCGATGGATTTCGTTCTGTGGAAGCCGTCGTCGAACGAAGAGCCCGGTTGGGACAGTCCGTGGGGCAGGGGACGCCCCGGCTGGCATATCGAATGCTCGGCCATGAGCTGGAAGCATCTCGGCGAAACGTTCGACATTCACGGCGGTGGCGTCGATCTCGTCTTCCCGCACCATGAGAACGAAGTCGCCCAGTCGCGGTGCGCCTTCCACAAGGACGTGATGGCCAACGTCTTCATGCACAACGGCTTCCTGCAGGTCGAAGGCGAGAAGATGTCGAAGTCGCTGGGCAACTTCTTCACCATCCGCGAACTGCTCGACGACTGGCCGGGCGAAGTTCTGCGCTTCAACATGCTGAAGACGCACTATCGCCAGCCGATCGACTTCACGGTCAAGGGGCTTGAGGAAGGCTGGAAGACTCTTGACGAATGGTACGCCATCGCCGCCGACGTAGCGCCGGGCCAGCCCTCCGAAGGACTGATCGAGGCGTTGTCCGACGATCTCAATACGGCAAAGGCGATCGCCGAGCTGCACGCTATCAAGGGCGATGCCGCGACGCTCTCGGCCTCCTTGCGGCTTCTCGGCTTCCTAAGTGAGAGCGCTTCGGACTGGGCGTCGCACCGTCCGGCGGCCGATATCGACGAAGCCAAGGTGAGGGCGCTGGTCGCTGCCCGTATCGAGGCGCGCAAGGCGAGGAACTTCGCCGAGAGCGACCGCATTCGCGATGAGCTCGTCGCCATGGGCGTGGTGCTGATGGACGGCAAGAACAAGGACACCGGCGAGATCGAGACCAGTTGGGACCTGAAGAGGTAG
- the pip gene encoding prolyl aminopeptidase, whose product MTEFRSYYPEIEPFETGMLDVGDGHHVYWERVGRKGGKPAVFLHGGPGGGCSPNQRRCFDPAKYDVILFDQRGCGRSTPHASLEANTTWHLVEDIERLRTMIGVDKWLVFGGSWGSTLALAYAETHPERVTELVLRGIFGLRDFELKWFYQYGASLIHPEKFEPFREHIPEGERHDLIAAYRRRLVSEDRATRLAAARIWSLWEGSTLTLFPNEDVTSGFIDDEFALAFARIENHYFVHEGWMRPGQLFEDAGRLKGIPGVIVHGRYDMCTPLQNAWDLHKAWPEADLRIVEGAGHSLVEPGLLHELISATDRFAE is encoded by the coding sequence ATGACCGAGTTTCGCAGCTACTACCCCGAGATCGAACCTTTTGAGACCGGCATGCTCGATGTCGGCGACGGTCACCATGTCTATTGGGAACGTGTCGGCCGCAAGGGCGGCAAGCCGGCCGTCTTTTTGCACGGCGGTCCGGGCGGTGGTTGTTCGCCCAACCAACGGCGCTGCTTCGATCCTGCGAAATACGATGTGATCCTGTTCGATCAGCGCGGCTGCGGCCGGTCGACGCCGCATGCCTCACTCGAAGCCAACACCACTTGGCACCTCGTCGAGGATATCGAACGCCTCAGGACGATGATCGGCGTCGACAAGTGGCTGGTGTTCGGCGGTTCCTGGGGTTCGACGCTGGCGCTCGCCTACGCCGAGACGCATCCCGAGCGCGTCACCGAGCTGGTGCTGCGCGGCATCTTCGGCCTGCGCGACTTCGAGCTGAAGTGGTTCTACCAGTATGGCGCTTCGCTGATCCATCCCGAGAAATTCGAGCCGTTTCGCGAGCATATTCCCGAAGGCGAGCGTCACGACCTGATCGCCGCATACCGCCGCCGGCTGGTGTCCGAGGATCGCGCCACCCGGCTCGCCGCCGCTCGCATCTGGTCGCTTTGGGAGGGCTCGACGCTGACGCTCTTTCCCAATGAAGACGTGACGTCCGGCTTCATCGACGACGAGTTCGCCCTGGCTTTCGCCCGCATCGAGAACCACTACTTCGTGCATGAGGGCTGGATGCGCCCCGGCCAGCTGTTCGAGGACGCCGGCAGGCTGAAGGGGATTCCGGGTGTCATCGTCCACGGCCGCTATGACATGTGTACGCCGCTGCAGAATGCCTGGGACCTCCACAAGGCGTGGCCGGAAGCGGACCTTCGCATTGTCGAGGGCGCCGGTCACTCGCTGGTCGAACCGGGCCTGCTGCACGAACTGATCTCTGCCACCGACCGCTTTGCGGAGTGA
- the gltX gene encoding glutamate--tRNA ligase, with protein MNTVVRFAPSPTGNIHIGNARPALFNWLFALKTGGHFILRFDDTDRVRSTEEYAANIAADLSWLGIRPHASFRQSDRLDRYQAAKADLVAKGLLYPCYETAEELEYARKRRLARHLPPIYDRAALRLTDADRARLEGEGRRPHWRFLLPNFDGDPLAPSRHVVHWQDLCRGEETVDLASLSDPVLIREDGTYLYTLTSVVDDIDTSVTHIIRGGDHITNTGVQIALFEALDGAVPIFAHHNLLTDATGEGFSKRTGSLSLRTLRAEGYEPEAVASLAVNVGTSHAVEKVGSLADLAADFDLAAVSRSSARFDPSELKTLNARIVHGLDFATVRKRLTDLGIPAHPAFWQAVKGNCTRLADAAEWWKLITGPVAPLVDEADRDFLEVARDVLPPEPWTDDSFREWTSALKAKTGRKGRELFLPLRKALTGLDHGPELAPLLPLIGAQAVKDRLSAAIGG; from the coding sequence ATGAACACCGTCGTACGCTTCGCTCCGTCTCCGACCGGCAACATCCATATCGGCAACGCCCGGCCGGCGCTGTTCAACTGGCTGTTCGCGCTGAAAACCGGTGGCCACTTCATCCTTCGCTTCGACGATACCGACCGTGTCAGGTCGACGGAGGAATACGCGGCCAACATCGCGGCCGATCTTTCCTGGCTCGGCATCCGGCCGCACGCGTCTTTCCGCCAGTCCGATCGGCTCGACCGTTACCAGGCGGCCAAGGCCGATCTCGTTGCCAAGGGCTTGCTCTATCCCTGCTACGAGACCGCCGAGGAGCTGGAGTATGCCCGCAAACGCCGGCTGGCCCGCCACTTGCCGCCGATCTACGACCGGGCAGCGTTGAGGCTGACCGACGCGGACCGCGCCCGTCTCGAAGGGGAGGGGCGACGGCCGCACTGGCGCTTCCTGCTGCCCAATTTCGACGGCGATCCGCTGGCGCCGAGCCGCCACGTCGTGCATTGGCAGGACCTCTGCCGGGGCGAGGAGACGGTCGATCTCGCGTCGCTGTCCGATCCCGTGCTGATCCGCGAGGACGGCACCTATCTCTATACGCTGACCTCGGTGGTCGACGACATCGACACCTCCGTGACTCACATCATTCGTGGCGGCGACCACATCACCAACACCGGCGTTCAGATTGCCCTGTTCGAGGCGTTGGACGGCGCCGTGCCGATATTCGCCCACCATAACCTGCTGACCGACGCCACTGGCGAGGGGTTCTCCAAGCGCACCGGATCGCTGTCGCTTCGCACCCTGCGTGCCGAGGGCTACGAGCCGGAAGCGGTGGCTTCGCTCGCGGTCAACGTCGGGACCTCGCACGCCGTGGAGAAGGTAGGATCGCTGGCGGACCTCGCGGCGGACTTCGACCTCGCCGCCGTATCCCGTTCGTCGGCCCGCTTCGACCCCAGCGAGCTCAAGACGCTGAATGCCCGCATCGTCCACGGCCTGGACTTTGCCACCGTCAGGAAGCGGCTGACCGACCTCGGCATTCCCGCTCACCCGGCCTTCTGGCAGGCGGTGAAGGGCAACTGCACGCGCCTTGCCGACGCCGCCGAATGGTGGAAGCTGATCACGGGGCCGGTGGCGCCCTTGGTCGACGAGGCCGACCGCGATTTCCTTGAAGTCGCGCGCGATGTCCTGCCACCGGAACCATGGACCGACGATAGCTTCCGCGAATGGACGTCGGCGTTGAAGGCGAAGACCGGCCGCAAGGGGCGCGAGCTGTTCCTTCCGCTACGCAAGGCGCTGACCGGCTTGGACCACGGGCCGGAGCTGGCGCCGCTCCTGCCGCTGATTGGCGCCCAGGCCGTGAAGGATCGCCTTTCCGCCGCGATCGGAGGCTGA